The Branchiostoma lanceolatum isolate klBraLanc5 chromosome 10, klBraLanc5.hap2, whole genome shotgun sequence genome has a window encoding:
- the LOC136443713 gene encoding transmembrane protein 26-like isoform X2 yields the protein MELHCINIIKALITRLLFAVHGLIAIWRVTNVYKASIYWVGLSGLAGLFIETCYTVGKRKGKEYKWWCPSFFFYLSIMVPAIWFLELQRLDERIQLEVDIQLKLLNTTSTKEEEETGPIRIVEGVDIPLELSSEEWVLAVELGMLFLLIFGRWVMPRGEVTRDQLSQLLFVYLGSAADILEFCDTLKVDEVKTNRTLTIVILAVFSWSLMQFTLVMTATRSRTRKAGATPKGKGQKVICGCARSCQCTCFDTDVWATIVSICLQDGPFLATRLVLVAYYRVINHMSIFFTCKNMTVMLLQLYRLIVIYSEKANDEKDEDNDKSNVVALEEGYYRKKDSPSPLHIKHSKSPKNHRKDMSPNLANLSPNTVSAMMESALMEDRNVFNDKKIAKVMAKQRAKQEKALIKQRAKEEAALSKKKAKDSKRRSKSTKKT from the exons ATGGAGCTCCACTGCATCAATATAATAAAGGCGCTGATCACTCGTCTTCTGTTCGCTGTGCACGGACTAATCGCCATATGGAGGGTCACGAATGTGTACAAGGCGTCCATCTATTGGGTCGGCCTGTCAGGACTAGCCGGGCTTTTCATCGAGACATGCTACACCGTCGGCAAGAGGAAGGGCAAGGAATACAAATG GTGGTGCCCGAGTTTTTTCTTCTATCTCTCTATCATGGTCCCGGCCATCTGGTTTCTGGAATTACAACGTTTGGACGAACGCATTCAGCTGGAAGTGGACATACAACTCAAACTGCTCAACACGACCTCGACCAAGGAGGAGGAAGAAACGGGTCCGATAAGGATCGTGGAAGGG GTTGACATCCCTCTGGAGCTGAGTTCTGAAGAGTGGGTGCTGGCCGTGGAGCTGGGCATGCTGTTCCTGCTGATCTTTGGCCGCTGGGTCATGCCGCGGGGCGAGGTGACGCGAGACCAACTCTCGCAGCTGCTCTTCGTATATCTGGGCAGCGCCGCCGATATCCTGGAGTTCTGCGACACTCTGAAG GTGGATGAGGTGAAGACGAACAGGACTCTAACCATCGTGATCTTGGCCGTTTTCTCCTGGAGTCTCATGCAGTTCACACTGGTCATGACCGCGACCCGCTCCCGTACCCGCAAAGCAGGGGCCACACCGAAAGGAAAGGGACAAAAAGTCATCTGTGGCTGCGCCAGATCCTGCCAGTGTACGTGCTTCGACACAGACGTCTGGGCGACGATTGTGTCCATATGCCTACAG GACGGTCCGTTTCTGGCTACCCGTCTAGTGCTAGTGGCGTATTACCGTGTCATCAACCACATGAGCATCTTCTTCACATGTAAGAACATGACGGTGATGCTGCTGCAGCTGTACCGCCTCATTGTCATCTACAG TGAAAAAGCAAACGATGAAAAAGACGAAGACAACGACAAATCAAACGTCGTTGCGCTGGAGGAAGGCTACTACAGGAAGAAAGACAGCCCCAGTCCTCTCCACATAAAGCACTCCAAGTCGCCGAAGAACCACCGGAAAGACATGAGCCCGAACCTCGCCAACTTGTCTCCCAACACCGTGTCTGCCATGATGGAGTCTGCTCTGATGGAGGATCGGAATGTCTTCAACGACAAGAAGATAGCCAAGGTCATGGCCAAGCAACGAGCCAAACAGGAGAAAGCATTGATCAAGCAAAGGGCGAAAGAAGAGGCAGCGTTGTCGAAGAAGAAAGCAAAAGATTCGAAGAGAAGGAGCAAATCGACCAAAAAGACTTGA
- the LOC136443713 gene encoding transmembrane protein 26-like isoform X1, with product MELHCINIIKALITRLLFAVHGLIAIWRVTNVYKASIYWVGLSGLAGLFIETCYTVGKRKGKEYKWWCPSFFFYLSIMVPAIWFLELQRLDERIQLEVDIQLKLLNTTSTKEEEETGPIRIVEGQKFFTRFKCTKRRRPRSTSIAIPDIPGLPGLNLKEVDIPLELSSEEWVLAVELGMLFLLIFGRWVMPRGEVTRDQLSQLLFVYLGSAADILEFCDTLKVDEVKTNRTLTIVILAVFSWSLMQFTLVMTATRSRTRKAGATPKGKGQKVICGCARSCQCTCFDTDVWATIVSICLQDGPFLATRLVLVAYYRVINHMSIFFTCKNMTVMLLQLYRLIVIYSEKANDEKDEDNDKSNVVALEEGYYRKKDSPSPLHIKHSKSPKNHRKDMSPNLANLSPNTVSAMMESALMEDRNVFNDKKIAKVMAKQRAKQEKALIKQRAKEEAALSKKKAKDSKRRSKSTKKT from the exons ATGGAGCTCCACTGCATCAATATAATAAAGGCGCTGATCACTCGTCTTCTGTTCGCTGTGCACGGACTAATCGCCATATGGAGGGTCACGAATGTGTACAAGGCGTCCATCTATTGGGTCGGCCTGTCAGGACTAGCCGGGCTTTTCATCGAGACATGCTACACCGTCGGCAAGAGGAAGGGCAAGGAATACAAATG GTGGTGCCCGAGTTTTTTCTTCTATCTCTCTATCATGGTCCCGGCCATCTGGTTTCTGGAATTACAACGTTTGGACGAACGCATTCAGCTGGAAGTGGACATACAACTCAAACTGCTCAACACGACCTCGACCAAGGAGGAGGAAGAAACGGGTCCGATAAGGATCGTGGAAGGG CAAAAGTTCTTCACGCGATTCAAATGTACCAAGCGCAGGCGTCCACGGAGCACCAGTATCGCCATTCCGGATATACCCGGACTTCCCGGACTCAACCTGAAGGAG GTTGACATCCCTCTGGAGCTGAGTTCTGAAGAGTGGGTGCTGGCCGTGGAGCTGGGCATGCTGTTCCTGCTGATCTTTGGCCGCTGGGTCATGCCGCGGGGCGAGGTGACGCGAGACCAACTCTCGCAGCTGCTCTTCGTATATCTGGGCAGCGCCGCCGATATCCTGGAGTTCTGCGACACTCTGAAG GTGGATGAGGTGAAGACGAACAGGACTCTAACCATCGTGATCTTGGCCGTTTTCTCCTGGAGTCTCATGCAGTTCACACTGGTCATGACCGCGACCCGCTCCCGTACCCGCAAAGCAGGGGCCACACCGAAAGGAAAGGGACAAAAAGTCATCTGTGGCTGCGCCAGATCCTGCCAGTGTACGTGCTTCGACACAGACGTCTGGGCGACGATTGTGTCCATATGCCTACAG GACGGTCCGTTTCTGGCTACCCGTCTAGTGCTAGTGGCGTATTACCGTGTCATCAACCACATGAGCATCTTCTTCACATGTAAGAACATGACGGTGATGCTGCTGCAGCTGTACCGCCTCATTGTCATCTACAG TGAAAAAGCAAACGATGAAAAAGACGAAGACAACGACAAATCAAACGTCGTTGCGCTGGAGGAAGGCTACTACAGGAAGAAAGACAGCCCCAGTCCTCTCCACATAAAGCACTCCAAGTCGCCGAAGAACCACCGGAAAGACATGAGCCCGAACCTCGCCAACTTGTCTCCCAACACCGTGTCTGCCATGATGGAGTCTGCTCTGATGGAGGATCGGAATGTCTTCAACGACAAGAAGATAGCCAAGGTCATGGCCAAGCAACGAGCCAAACAGGAGAAAGCATTGATCAAGCAAAGGGCGAAAGAAGAGGCAGCGTTGTCGAAGAAGAAAGCAAAAGATTCGAAGAGAAGGAGCAAATCGACCAAAAAGACTTGA